One part of the Gemmatimonadales bacterium genome encodes these proteins:
- a CDS encoding M20/M25/M40 family metallo-hydrolase, translating into MPFRFRPAATALLLLLTAGFSGDPTPVDSVMMAKIRTEGLQHSQVMNFESYMTDVLGARLTLSRDMQRAQQWALGQMRSLGLTNVTPEPFMDFGVTWDNEFVSLHMLEPDYQPMVGYPLAHTRGTDGPQVAQAEIVELQLRRDLDQYRGTLRGKAVLVTPPAAIDLAPLTNGVPRRSQANLDSLQRTVIAPVRPAPNRPPPNPELLSSEEKMAFFASEGVAAVMQSESGWLGAVRGFSRPGAWRDRWSRAGMLAGPVIVAITPEHYNRMYRILKRGIPVTVQIDVRNRIGDVVEQAVNITGEIQGTDLKDEVVMIGAHFDTWHASPNASDNTSGSAVVLEAARILKAVGARPRRTIRFALWSGEEEGLWGSRAYVREHFGDPRDSTVGVKPAYEKLSVYFNQDYGAGQYLGIYLQGNEAARAMLSAWMEPFRDFGMVVVSNQSVGSTDHVSFDEVGLPGFQFLQDNIPGTGGHTNLDFYDTIQAQDLMKNAVVMAAYAYNAAMAPTKVPRKAAR; encoded by the coding sequence GATTCCGCCCCGCCGCCACCGCCCTCCTGCTGCTCCTGACCGCGGGATTCTCCGGTGATCCCACCCCCGTCGACTCGGTGATGATGGCGAAGATTCGCACCGAAGGGCTCCAGCACTCCCAGGTCATGAACTTCGAGAGCTACATGACCGACGTCCTCGGCGCGCGCCTGACCCTCTCGCGGGACATGCAGCGGGCGCAGCAGTGGGCCCTGGGGCAGATGCGGAGCCTCGGGCTGACCAACGTGACACCCGAGCCGTTCATGGACTTCGGCGTGACGTGGGACAACGAGTTCGTGTCGCTCCACATGCTCGAGCCCGACTACCAGCCGATGGTCGGCTATCCGCTGGCCCACACCCGCGGCACTGACGGCCCCCAGGTGGCGCAGGCGGAAATCGTCGAGCTCCAGCTGCGGCGCGACCTCGACCAGTACCGCGGCACGCTCAGGGGCAAGGCAGTCTTGGTGACGCCGCCGGCCGCGATTGACCTGGCGCCCCTGACCAATGGTGTTCCGCGCCGGAGCCAGGCCAACCTGGACTCCCTGCAGCGCACCGTGATCGCCCCGGTTCGCCCCGCTCCGAACCGGCCGCCCCCCAACCCAGAGCTCCTCAGCTCGGAGGAGAAGATGGCCTTCTTCGCTTCCGAGGGGGTGGCCGCCGTGATGCAGTCGGAGAGCGGCTGGCTCGGTGCGGTGCGCGGCTTCTCGCGTCCCGGTGCGTGGAGAGACCGGTGGTCGCGGGCGGGCATGCTGGCGGGGCCCGTCATCGTTGCCATCACCCCGGAGCACTACAACCGGATGTACCGGATCCTCAAGCGGGGGATTCCGGTGACGGTCCAGATCGACGTACGCAACCGGATCGGCGACGTGGTCGAGCAGGCGGTGAATATCACGGGTGAAATCCAGGGCACCGACCTCAAGGACGAGGTCGTGATGATCGGCGCGCATTTCGACACCTGGCACGCGAGCCCGAACGCCAGCGACAACACCTCCGGCTCTGCCGTGGTGCTGGAAGCCGCGCGCATCCTGAAGGCGGTCGGCGCCCGGCCGCGCCGGACCATCCGGTTCGCGCTCTGGAGCGGCGAGGAGGAGGGGCTGTGGGGGTCGCGCGCGTATGTCCGGGAGCACTTCGGCGACCCGCGGGACTCCACCGTCGGGGTCAAGCCGGCCTACGAGAAGTTGTCGGTGTATTTCAACCAGGACTACGGGGCGGGGCAGTATCTCGGCATCTACCTGCAGGGCAACGAGGCGGCGCGGGCCATGCTCAGCGCCTGGATGGAGCCGTTCCGGGACTTCGGGATGGTGGTAGTGTCCAATCAGAGCGTCGGCAGCACCGACCACGTGTCGTTCGACGAGGTGGGGCTGCCGGGCTTCCAGTTCCTGCAGGACAACATTCCCGGAACCGGCGGCCACACCAACCTGGACTTCTACGACACCATCCAGGCCCAGGACCTCATGAAGAACGCCGTGGTCATGGCGGCCTACGCCTACAATGCCGCCATGGCGCCGACGAAGGTGCCGCGGAAGGCCGCGAGGTAG